A single genomic interval of Arthrobacter methylotrophus harbors:
- a CDS encoding glycoside hydrolase family 3 protein: MDTIQSPATQSFAAGPARTDELRRLAAGTLMPGFTGTAVPVWILEAYDAGLAAVCLYGTNVASPVQLRELCAGLRAHSPNTLIAVDEEGGDVTRLHYLKGSTQPGNAVLGRLDDVELTAASASAIGHELAGLGINLNLAPDADVNSAPNNPVIGVRSFGAEPDLVARHTAAWIRGLEDAGVASCAKHFPGHGDTATDSHLALPRVTANAATLDARELVPFRALVAAGGATVMTSHILVEALDLDRPASFSSRILQDLLRRSMGFDGVIITDALDMAGASAQTGVPEAAVRALMAGADLLCLGSETSPGLFQQTLTAIASAVEEGRLPVERLADAAARTAALSLRFPAAGAVEIQAAAFGSQPGLPLQVAGVPSGPKALDRGRIAEAFDVSEAAETWLAREEPMAIVQVETGANFAVGHVPWGPAATAEAVISEGEVPDGARVAVVGRGLDADPPLWTVFARLRAEGHAVIAVECGWPRGGADIVTYGASLAVSQALTALLKGTADSR; the protein is encoded by the coding sequence ATGGACACGATTCAGTCCCCCGCCACCCAGTCCTTTGCCGCCGGGCCCGCGCGCACGGACGAACTCCGCCGCCTGGCGGCAGGAACCCTCATGCCCGGATTCACCGGAACCGCCGTCCCCGTCTGGATCCTGGAAGCGTACGACGCCGGACTTGCGGCTGTGTGTCTGTACGGCACCAACGTGGCGTCCCCAGTCCAGTTGCGGGAGCTCTGCGCCGGGCTGCGGGCACATTCCCCGAACACGCTCATCGCCGTCGATGAGGAAGGGGGCGACGTCACCCGGCTGCACTACCTCAAGGGATCAACGCAGCCCGGGAATGCGGTACTGGGACGTTTGGACGACGTCGAACTGACTGCCGCCAGCGCGAGCGCCATCGGGCACGAACTCGCAGGCCTGGGCATCAATTTGAACCTGGCTCCGGATGCGGACGTAAATTCCGCCCCGAACAATCCCGTGATCGGCGTGCGCAGCTTCGGAGCCGAACCGGACTTGGTGGCCCGGCACACGGCCGCCTGGATCCGCGGGCTCGAAGACGCCGGCGTGGCCTCCTGCGCCAAGCATTTCCCCGGCCACGGCGACACCGCCACCGATTCGCACCTCGCACTCCCCCGTGTCACAGCCAATGCCGCCACGCTGGATGCGCGCGAGTTGGTCCCCTTCCGTGCGCTCGTCGCGGCCGGCGGCGCAACGGTGATGACCAGCCACATCTTGGTGGAAGCCCTGGACCTGGATCGTCCTGCCTCCTTCTCCTCGCGCATCCTGCAGGACCTGCTTCGCCGCAGCATGGGATTCGACGGCGTCATCATCACGGACGCCCTGGACATGGCCGGCGCATCGGCCCAGACCGGCGTACCGGAAGCTGCCGTTCGTGCCCTGATGGCCGGAGCGGATCTGCTGTGCCTGGGCTCGGAGACAAGTCCGGGCCTCTTCCAACAGACTCTCACCGCGATCGCCAGTGCCGTTGAGGAAGGCCGCCTGCCCGTCGAGCGCCTAGCGGATGCAGCGGCGCGCACTGCCGCGCTGTCATTGCGTTTCCCCGCCGCGGGGGCGGTCGAAATCCAGGCGGCCGCCTTCGGGAGCCAGCCGGGGTTACCGCTCCAGGTTGCCGGTGTTCCTAGCGGCCCGAAGGCGCTCGACCGCGGGCGCATCGCCGAAGCCTTCGACGTTTCCGAAGCTGCCGAAACATGGCTTGCGCGGGAGGAACCCATGGCTATCGTGCAGGTTGAAACGGGGGCCAATTTCGCCGTCGGCCACGTGCCCTGGGGACCGGCAGCCACGGCTGAAGCAGTGATCAGCGAAGGCGAGGTGCCCGACGGCGCGCGGGTCGCCGTCGTCGGACGCGGCCTGGACGCCGATCCCCCATTGTGGACCGTCTTCGCCCGCTTGAGGGCCGAAGGGCACGCCGTGATCGCTGTCGAGTGCGGCTGGCCGCGCGGTGGAGCGGACATCGTCACCTACGGCGCGTCGCTCGCGGTCTCCCAGGCCCTGACGGCATTGCTGAAAGGGACCGCGGACTCGCGTTGA
- a CDS encoding ROK family transcriptional regulator has translation MDTLRDRPRTDRHRTDRHRTDRTSTATLPSDGRAHNLSLVRRTLHSAGAMSRADLSRTLGLTRVTVSDLVSDLLERGHVVELGQSDEIRPGKPAILVDINRQGLQVIGMDLAENSVLRAAVLDLDGNILDRVERSLSEETGQDVVNKVLELASEAVGRATATLLGIGVGTPGIVNADGVVTTAPNFQWKDVALRELIQEHTGLPTLVSNDADAAVHADYTFGGGSDDMVLVKIGRGVGSGLIVGGRRARGAHSAAGEIGHVTVGTDGGTMCKCGKKGCLETWMSVPSLELALAEAAASSEPEAAAGVALREASVLREAGERLAIALAPVVGALDLAEVVLSGPRKLLEGPLLDAVQHTLLERLLHQDPSPVSVRLAADAQDIVLRGSAVMVLWNQLGVA, from the coding sequence ATGGACACCCTCCGTGACCGCCCCCGCACCGACCGGCACCGCACCGACCGGCACCGCACCGATAGAACAAGCACAGCGACCCTGCCTTCCGATGGACGCGCTCACAACCTCTCCCTAGTCCGCCGGACGCTCCACTCGGCAGGTGCGATGAGCCGCGCGGACCTCTCACGGACCCTGGGCCTGACCCGTGTCACGGTATCGGACCTTGTCTCGGACCTCCTGGAACGCGGACACGTGGTGGAACTGGGACAGTCGGATGAAATCCGCCCAGGCAAACCCGCCATCCTGGTGGACATCAACCGCCAAGGCCTCCAGGTGATCGGCATGGATTTGGCTGAAAATTCCGTGCTCCGCGCCGCCGTCCTCGACCTTGACGGCAACATCCTCGACCGTGTGGAGCGCTCACTCTCCGAGGAAACCGGACAGGACGTGGTCAACAAAGTCCTTGAACTCGCCTCCGAAGCAGTCGGACGGGCCACCGCCACGCTGCTGGGGATCGGAGTCGGAACCCCTGGCATCGTCAACGCGGACGGCGTCGTCACCACGGCCCCGAACTTCCAGTGGAAGGACGTCGCCCTCCGCGAGCTGATCCAGGAACACACCGGCCTGCCGACCCTTGTCTCCAATGACGCCGACGCCGCAGTCCACGCCGACTACACCTTCGGCGGCGGCAGTGACGACATGGTCCTCGTGAAAATCGGCCGCGGCGTCGGTTCCGGACTCATCGTCGGCGGCAGGCGTGCCCGGGGCGCCCACTCAGCGGCGGGCGAAATCGGCCACGTCACGGTCGGCACCGACGGTGGGACCATGTGCAAATGCGGCAAGAAGGGCTGCCTCGAAACCTGGATGTCCGTCCCCAGCCTGGAACTGGCCCTGGCCGAAGCAGCGGCGAGCTCCGAACCTGAGGCCGCGGCCGGCGTCGCACTCCGGGAGGCGAGTGTGCTCCGGGAAGCCGGGGAACGGCTCGCCATAGCCCTCGCCCCCGTAGTGGGAGCCCTCGATTTGGCGGAAGTGGTCCTCAGCGGACCCCGGAAGCTCTTGGAGGGCCCGCTTCTCGACGCTGTCCAGCACACCCTGCTCGAACGGCTACTGCACCAGGACCCCTCGCCGGTGTCCGTGCGCCTCGCGGCAGACGCGCAGGACATTGTCCTCCGCGGCTCTGCCGTGATGGTCCTGTGGAACCAGCTAGGTGTGGCCTAA
- a CDS encoding MFS transporter has protein sequence MNMAAAPEAPHPASELASGPALSNKGQILAWAFWDWGSAAFNAVMTTFVFTVYLTSKAFGGGDSASAVLGAALAIAGVAIAVLAPVTGQRSDSGGRRKLWLGVNTALVAVLTGSCFFVFPKPEFLLLGVSLIALGNVFFEFAGVNYNAMLAQISTPANIGKVSGFGWGMGYLGGIVALLAVLQLFVQPSVEWFGASTQDGLNIRLVAVFSALWFFIFALPVLLAVPELSVKKPESKLGFMASYGLLVRRIKAIYLTSPHTIYFLLASAIFRDGLAAVFTFGGVIAAGTFGFELKEVIFFAIFGNVVAAVGAMIGGLLDDRIGPKAVIVMSLLGLLVAGTTILVLGNSDYVFFGTHWAGATTFWVFGLFLCLFVGPAQASSRAYLARLAPDGESGELFGLYATTGRAVSFLAPALFTLCITVATPLVASGEAQRWGILGIMVVLLAGLLVILPVKSPHKTEIAVVPER, from the coding sequence ATGAACATGGCAGCTGCGCCTGAGGCCCCGCACCCGGCATCCGAGCTTGCTTCCGGGCCTGCCCTATCGAACAAGGGGCAGATCCTTGCGTGGGCGTTCTGGGACTGGGGTTCCGCGGCATTCAACGCCGTCATGACCACGTTCGTGTTCACTGTCTACCTGACATCCAAGGCGTTTGGCGGGGGAGACTCCGCATCGGCGGTGTTGGGTGCCGCGTTGGCGATCGCCGGCGTCGCAATTGCCGTGCTGGCGCCGGTCACGGGGCAGCGTTCTGACTCCGGTGGCCGCCGCAAGCTGTGGCTAGGGGTCAATACCGCACTTGTCGCGGTCCTCACCGGCTCGTGCTTCTTTGTTTTCCCCAAGCCCGAGTTCTTGCTTTTGGGCGTTTCGTTGATTGCCCTCGGCAATGTGTTTTTCGAGTTCGCGGGGGTCAATTACAACGCGATGCTGGCCCAGATCTCCACTCCTGCCAACATCGGTAAAGTGAGTGGCTTCGGCTGGGGGATGGGGTATTTGGGCGGGATCGTGGCGCTGCTCGCGGTGTTGCAGCTGTTCGTCCAGCCCTCCGTTGAGTGGTTCGGGGCCTCTACTCAGGACGGCCTCAATATCAGGTTGGTGGCCGTTTTCTCCGCCCTCTGGTTCTTCATCTTTGCGCTGCCGGTCCTCCTCGCAGTCCCTGAACTGTCCGTCAAGAAGCCAGAGTCCAAGCTCGGGTTCATGGCGTCGTATGGTTTGCTTGTCCGCCGGATCAAGGCCATATATCTCACCAGCCCGCACACCATCTATTTCCTCCTCGCGAGCGCCATCTTTCGCGACGGCCTGGCGGCGGTCTTCACGTTCGGCGGGGTCATCGCTGCAGGGACCTTCGGGTTCGAGCTCAAGGAAGTCATCTTCTTCGCGATTTTCGGCAACGTAGTGGCTGCCGTCGGCGCTATGATCGGCGGGCTTCTGGATGACAGAATCGGCCCCAAAGCCGTCATCGTCATGTCCCTGTTGGGACTTCTGGTGGCTGGCACCACGATCCTGGTGCTGGGCAACAGCGACTATGTGTTCTTCGGGACCCACTGGGCAGGAGCCACCACTTTCTGGGTCTTCGGGTTGTTCCTTTGCCTCTTCGTCGGACCGGCCCAGGCTTCCTCCCGGGCCTATCTCGCGCGACTGGCGCCCGACGGCGAATCCGGCGAACTATTCGGGCTTTACGCCACCACTGGCCGGGCAGTGAGCTTCCTGGCACCGGCGCTCTTTACCTTGTGCATCACTGTGGCGACGCCTCTCGTCGCCTCCGGCGAGGCCCAGCGCTGGGGGATTCTGGGCATCATGGTGGTGCTCCTGGCCGGCCTGCTGGTGATCCTGCCGGTCAAATCGCCCCACAAGACGGAAATCGCCGTCGTTCCGGAGCGCTGA
- a CDS encoding Na+/H+ antiporter subunit A: protein MITVLAVTFAAATAAPWIFRKLQRNAFYVLAAVPAAAFVWLILQYDRIYPGKGGEPTGGFIEETLPWIPNLKLEFAFRMDVLAWVISLLVLGVGALVLVYCARYFKNKDADLGGFGAQLLAFAGAMFGLVTADDLLMMFIFWELTTVLSYLLIGYARTRLAARRSALQALMVTTAGGLAMLVGLIVLGQAAGTYRISAIMADAATLVTGPAQGAVAAAVVLILIGAITKSALVPFHFWLPGAMAAPTPVSAYLHAAAMVKAGIYIVARMAPGFSESPYWLLLVLGLGLATMLVGGYRALRQTDIKLILAYGTVSQLGFLTMVVGLGRPDAALAGLALLLAHGLFKASLFLVVGIIDHQSGTRDIRKLSGVYKSSRALAIVAGIAAASMAGVPPLAGFVAKESVFEAFVHYGTGPASQPWGLVLLVGLVLGSILTFAYSARFMWGAFATKPGVERTPFKAIQPAFLAAPAILSILTIVYGLWPDSVDGWIQPYAALFASPAAGTAAAAANHLALWHGLTPALGLTAVTFAAGVVMFYARNFVARAQSRVPDWVDGDRAYQRTIGALDDVAVWVTGRTQRGSLYFYLAVILTVAFAVPLTALVMANKPLPGGLYLIDPNSPLQLIAAAGIVVGALAAVRANKRFLAVLMVSVTGYGIALMFALQGAPDLALTQMLVETIILVAFVLAMRSLPPELRDRTGGKYRVVRVIIGVAFAVTMIFVAIYAMGARIAEPVSLSFPRLAYEGGGGLNVVNVTLVDIRAWDTFGEISVLAVAATGVASLIFVRSRGERLNKAASIPEGTVGRRAAAAGGSSRDDASLALVRKFAGSLADPWLVAGRTLAPERRSIIFEVVTRLIFHSMIVFSVYLLLAGHNLPGGGFAGGLTAGLALTIRYLAGGRFELREAAPISAGMLLGTGLATAAAAGFVPLLLGGQVFQSAIIEFWLPLFGDVKFVTSTIFDIGVYFVVVGLALDVLRSLGAEIDEHFEETAGGDTGRSAEIPPEVPVSTEPAAPQAKGTP from the coding sequence GTGATCACAGTCCTTGCCGTGACCTTTGCAGCGGCAACTGCGGCGCCTTGGATCTTCCGGAAACTCCAACGGAATGCGTTCTACGTTCTCGCAGCAGTTCCCGCCGCTGCCTTCGTCTGGCTGATCTTGCAGTATGACCGGATCTACCCCGGAAAAGGTGGAGAGCCCACCGGCGGTTTCATCGAAGAAACCCTCCCATGGATTCCGAACCTCAAGCTTGAATTCGCCTTCCGCATGGACGTTCTGGCATGGGTGATTTCCTTGCTGGTCCTGGGCGTTGGTGCGCTGGTCCTGGTCTACTGCGCCCGGTACTTCAAGAACAAGGACGCTGACCTGGGCGGGTTCGGGGCCCAGTTGCTTGCCTTCGCCGGGGCGATGTTCGGCCTGGTGACAGCCGACGACCTCTTGATGATGTTCATCTTCTGGGAACTCACCACGGTCCTGTCCTATCTCCTGATTGGCTATGCACGCACCCGCCTCGCCGCCCGGCGCTCGGCGTTGCAGGCCCTCATGGTCACCACAGCCGGCGGTTTGGCCATGCTCGTCGGCCTCATCGTTCTGGGCCAGGCCGCCGGGACATATCGGATTTCGGCGATCATGGCCGACGCCGCCACCCTCGTCACGGGGCCGGCTCAGGGAGCCGTTGCGGCCGCCGTCGTCCTCATTTTGATTGGTGCGATTACCAAATCGGCGCTTGTCCCTTTCCACTTCTGGCTCCCGGGCGCCATGGCCGCCCCTACTCCGGTGAGTGCCTATCTGCACGCTGCTGCCATGGTGAAGGCCGGCATCTACATCGTTGCCCGCATGGCGCCGGGGTTCAGCGAAAGCCCCTATTGGTTGCTCTTGGTGCTCGGACTGGGCCTGGCCACCATGCTGGTGGGCGGTTACCGTGCGCTGCGGCAGACCGACATCAAACTCATCCTTGCGTATGGCACCGTCAGCCAACTCGGGTTCCTCACCATGGTGGTGGGCCTCGGACGGCCCGACGCGGCGCTGGCTGGGCTAGCGCTCCTGCTTGCACACGGCCTCTTCAAAGCCTCCTTGTTCCTGGTGGTGGGCATCATCGACCACCAATCCGGCACGAGGGACATCCGCAAACTTTCCGGGGTGTACAAGTCCTCGCGGGCTCTCGCCATCGTGGCCGGAATCGCCGCCGCATCCATGGCCGGCGTACCTCCACTGGCAGGTTTCGTGGCCAAGGAATCGGTGTTTGAAGCGTTCGTCCACTACGGCACTGGCCCTGCTTCCCAACCATGGGGGCTGGTTCTCCTCGTCGGCTTGGTCCTGGGGTCCATCCTCACGTTCGCTTACAGCGCGCGTTTCATGTGGGGCGCGTTCGCCACGAAGCCCGGAGTGGAACGGACGCCGTTCAAAGCCATCCAGCCAGCTTTCCTGGCCGCGCCAGCCATCCTGAGCATCCTCACCATCGTCTACGGCCTATGGCCGGATTCCGTCGACGGGTGGATCCAACCGTATGCGGCCCTGTTTGCCAGTCCAGCAGCCGGAACTGCCGCAGCCGCTGCCAACCATCTCGCGCTGTGGCACGGTCTGACACCCGCATTGGGCCTCACCGCCGTAACTTTCGCGGCCGGCGTCGTGATGTTCTATGCTCGCAACTTTGTGGCCCGGGCGCAGAGCCGCGTCCCGGACTGGGTGGACGGGGATCGCGCCTACCAGCGCACCATCGGTGCCTTGGACGACGTCGCCGTCTGGGTCACCGGACGCACACAGCGCGGTTCCCTGTACTTCTACCTGGCGGTCATTCTCACCGTGGCTTTCGCAGTCCCGCTGACGGCACTCGTGATGGCCAACAAACCGCTCCCGGGCGGTCTCTATCTGATCGACCCGAACTCGCCGCTCCAGCTCATCGCTGCAGCGGGAATCGTTGTTGGGGCGCTAGCCGCTGTTCGTGCCAACAAGCGCTTCCTCGCCGTCCTGATGGTCTCAGTCACCGGATACGGGATCGCTTTGATGTTCGCGTTGCAGGGAGCCCCGGACCTCGCCTTGACGCAAATGCTGGTGGAGACCATCATCCTGGTGGCCTTTGTCCTGGCGATGCGCAGCCTCCCTCCGGAGCTCCGGGACCGTACCGGCGGCAAATACCGAGTGGTTCGCGTCATCATCGGAGTAGCGTTCGCGGTGACCATGATCTTCGTCGCGATCTACGCCATGGGAGCCCGTATCGCCGAGCCCGTATCGCTCTCGTTCCCCCGGTTGGCTTACGAAGGGGGCGGCGGACTCAACGTGGTCAACGTAACGCTCGTGGACATCCGCGCCTGGGATACCTTCGGTGAGATCTCGGTGCTGGCAGTAGCCGCCACCGGCGTCGCGAGCTTGATCTTTGTCCGCAGCCGGGGGGAGCGCCTCAACAAAGCCGCCTCGATTCCCGAAGGAACGGTGGGGAGGCGCGCCGCCGCCGCCGGGGGCAGCTCGCGCGACGACGCCTCGCTGGCGCTCGTGCGCAAATTCGCAGGCTCCCTGGCGGATCCCTGGCTAGTGGCCGGCCGCACCCTGGCACCAGAACGGCGATCCATCATCTTCGAAGTGGTCACGCGGCTGATCTTCCACTCGATGATCGTCTTCTCCGTATACCTCCTGCTAGCCGGACACAACCTTCCGGGCGGCGGCTTCGCCGGAGGACTCACCGCCGGACTCGCGCTGACCATCCGTTACTTGGCCGGCGGTCGCTTCGAGTTGCGGGAAGCCGCGCCGATCAGCGCCGGAATGCTGCTGGGAACCGGTCTTGCGACGGCGGCAGCGGCCGGCTTCGTGCCCCTTCTTCTCGGCGGCCAAGTGTTCCAAAGTGCCATCATCGAGTTCTGGCTGCCGCTGTTCGGTGACGTCAAGTTCGTGACCTCCACCATCTTCGACATCGGCGTCTACTTCGTCGTAGTGGGCCTGGCGCTGGACGTGCTGCGCAGCTTGGGAGCAGAAATCGACGAGCATTTCGAAGAGACAGCCGGCGGAGACACAGGGCGTTCGGCGGAAATCCCGCCCGAAGTCCCCGTGTCCACCGAACCTGCGGCTCCGCAAGCGAAAGGGACCCCATGA
- a CDS encoding Na(+)/H(+) antiporter subunit C: protein MSVNLTLLIVMGVLYACGIYLILERSLTRVLLGLMLLANATNLLILATGGYAGLAPLFNKSTDPRAYNDPLPQALILTSIVISFAVTAFMLGIIYRTWALARQDDIQDDAEDRRVAKTPSFDAEDDSVVPEETSEFPVTAVTEAAKEGGPE from the coding sequence ATGAGCGTCAACCTCACCTTGTTGATCGTCATGGGCGTGCTGTATGCCTGCGGCATCTACTTGATCCTGGAACGCAGTTTGACCCGTGTCCTGCTCGGACTCATGCTCCTGGCCAACGCCACCAACCTCCTGATCCTGGCCACGGGCGGATATGCCGGGCTTGCCCCGCTATTCAACAAATCCACTGATCCGCGCGCCTATAACGATCCCTTGCCGCAAGCCCTGATCCTGACGTCGATTGTCATCTCCTTCGCGGTGACGGCTTTCATGCTCGGCATCATCTACCGGACCTGGGCGTTGGCACGGCAGGACGATATCCAGGATGACGCGGAAGACCGGCGCGTGGCGAAAACACCCAGCTTCGACGCCGAGGACGATTCCGTGGTTCCTGAAGAAACATCCGAATTCCCGGTCACGGCAGTCACAGAAGCAGCCAAGGAAGGAGGACCCGAGTGA
- a CDS encoding Na+/H+ antiporter subunit D gives MNMASLAPLAVVLPILGAALTFALNRNPLAQRVVSIALLSLTLLLECLLLASVWTTGTESVTLGGWQPPFGVVMVVDQFSSLMLVVSSVISLAVLIYATGQGMADGDREAPVSIFHPTYLILVAGVSNAFLTGDLFNLYVGFEILLTASYVLMTLGGTGPRIRAGVTYVVVSVVSSVLFLIAIAMIYGATGTITMADLAIKLAALDPDTRNLLHVMLLVAFGIKAAVFPLSFWLPDSYPTAPAPVTAVFAGLLTKVGVYAMVRTETLLFPGDTLNTPLMVVALLTMLVGILGAIAQSDIKRLLSFTLVSHIGYMVFGLAMSSIAGLAAAVFYVAHHITVQTSLFLVTGLIERRGGSSSIDRLGGLAKLSPLLALLFFIPAMNLAGIPPFSGFLGKLGLLQAGIAFGTPLAITLVVGGVVTSLLTLLAVARVWNRAFWRKPEDADYPAPALTDTAAVGLLPRTMVGPTVALVVFGMALTVFAGPLFHLAGNSAEQMLDRSAYIHSVLGQNAKVPGIAEPSVQGGGK, from the coding sequence GTGAACATGGCCAGCCTGGCGCCGCTCGCCGTCGTACTTCCCATCCTCGGTGCCGCGCTCACCTTCGCCCTGAACAGGAACCCGCTGGCGCAGCGCGTCGTCAGCATTGCTTTGCTGTCCCTCACCCTGCTCCTGGAATGCTTGCTCCTCGCCTCGGTATGGACCACAGGCACCGAATCCGTCACCCTGGGTGGTTGGCAGCCGCCGTTTGGCGTGGTGATGGTAGTAGACCAGTTTTCCTCGCTCATGCTGGTGGTCTCCTCCGTCATCAGCCTCGCGGTGTTGATCTACGCCACCGGCCAGGGAATGGCCGACGGCGACCGTGAAGCACCGGTCTCGATCTTCCACCCGACCTACCTGATCCTGGTTGCGGGCGTCTCCAACGCCTTCCTCACGGGTGACCTCTTCAATCTGTACGTCGGCTTCGAAATCCTGCTGACGGCGAGCTATGTGCTCATGACTCTGGGTGGGACCGGGCCGCGTATCCGCGCAGGGGTCACCTATGTAGTGGTTTCCGTCGTGTCTTCGGTGTTGTTCCTGATCGCCATCGCGATGATCTACGGAGCCACCGGAACCATCACCATGGCAGATCTCGCCATCAAGCTGGCCGCCCTTGATCCGGACACCAGGAACCTGCTCCACGTCATGTTGCTCGTTGCGTTCGGGATCAAGGCCGCCGTCTTCCCGTTGTCCTTCTGGCTCCCCGACTCGTATCCGACGGCACCCGCGCCGGTCACCGCCGTGTTCGCCGGTTTGCTGACCAAAGTGGGCGTCTATGCGATGGTCCGCACGGAGACCCTCCTCTTCCCGGGCGATACCTTGAACACCCCGCTGATGGTGGTAGCCCTCCTCACCATGCTCGTGGGGATTCTCGGCGCCATAGCCCAGAGCGACATCAAACGATTACTTTCCTTCACCTTGGTCAGCCACATCGGCTACATGGTGTTCGGGCTGGCGATGTCCTCCATCGCGGGGCTTGCGGCTGCTGTCTTCTATGTGGCCCACCACATCACCGTCCAAACGAGCCTGTTCCTGGTGACCGGCTTGATCGAGCGCCGCGGCGGTAGCTCGTCCATAGACAGGCTGGGCGGGCTCGCCAAGTTGTCCCCGCTCCTTGCGCTCTTGTTCTTCATTCCGGCCATGAACCTTGCAGGTATTCCGCCGTTTTCAGGATTCCTGGGGAAACTCGGGCTCCTGCAGGCCGGCATAGCCTTTGGCACGCCGTTGGCCATCACCTTGGTGGTGGGAGGGGTGGTCACCAGTCTCTTGACCCTGCTGGCAGTTGCCCGTGTCTGGAACCGCGCATTCTGGCGGAAACCCGAGGACGCGGACTACCCGGCCCCCGCCCTGACGGACACAGCCGCCGTCGGCCTGCTCCCGCGGACCATGGTGGGGCCAACCGTCGCACTAGTGGTCTTTGGCATGGCGCTGACCGTCTTTGCCGGACCGCTGTTCCACTTGGCAGGGAACTCCGCGGAAC